A part of Leptolyngbyaceae cyanobacterium genomic DNA contains:
- a CDS encoding PAS domain S-box protein produces MQANTNFKLHNNNSEKRMYQSSQEIIEKEGYWLNTLLNAVVDSWIVKDKDGRWVIANDSAQNLFGLQGIDYRGKTDVELAEYGDLNCETFLNSEVSDLAVWQEKKPICNEQEILLADGSNKIFEIKKIPLFSLEGNPQAIVVMLRDITEHKQTQKLIQEYRHYHLEQREDRAVKLELPERQINNQNIELQKQRKKGIASFRMRRLGQKFCCTVFNSNPELQLKKGLIKKIVRSLPVILYFFDLAKQKYIYLNEEIENILGYPTEDIKIFKQNFIQNIIHQEDVPKLGENYRRLAQAVDGEIIQTAYRVRHANGEWRWLGNRERVFSRTAEGLPDLIVGMAEDITEQQAALSDRKQIEQEWNEREERLRNLINSAPFLLWTTDSNGLCNFLNQGWLDFTGRSLEEELGHGWMKNIHSEDVQFYKDTYFSAIANRQCFEIVYRLKRYDGEYRWILDKGTPWFNKTGVFEGYIGSCFDITKQKQAQEALGENEERFRQMAENINEVFWLANAELNQFFYISPACEKIWGINCEKLYENPWLWLENIYAEDRENAIAYINKLLIENEDKHYQQEYRIRRSDGSISWICDRAFPIRDRSGQIYRLAGIAQDITERKLAEEAIRHQTEKERVVAAITQRIRRTLNLEEILNIAVSEVQQLFGCDRILIYRVWPEGTGSVVTEAVVPGREAILGITFPEEVFPRDYHQLYCQGRVRAISDVQNSTIAPCLADFLRELEVKAKLVVPLIHGEELWGLLIAHQCSGPRDWQPFEISLMQQLANQLAIAIQQASLFEQLEMANQELHRLACLDGLTQVANRRSFDEYMQREWRRLCREKAPLALILCDIDYFKNYNDTYGHPAGDECLKKVANAIQKSVKRPADFVARYGGEEFAIVLPNTNAEGAMKVAEKIRSYVTELEIDHGASLVSKYITLSLGVAVTVPTITYSLKQLIYLADLGLYEAKSQGRNRAVLKSS; encoded by the coding sequence ATGCAAGCAAATACTAATTTTAAGTTACACAATAACAATTCTGAAAAGCGTATGTATCAAAGTTCCCAAGAAATCATTGAAAAAGAAGGTTACTGGCTCAATACGCTGCTCAATGCAGTTGTTGATAGTTGGATCGTTAAGGACAAAGATGGTCGCTGGGTAATTGCTAACGATTCAGCCCAAAATTTATTCGGTTTACAGGGAATTGACTATCGAGGTAAGACGGATGTTGAATTAGCTGAGTATGGCGATTTAAACTGCGAAACTTTTTTGAATTCAGAAGTTTCTGATTTAGCAGTTTGGCAAGAAAAAAAGCCGATTTGTAACGAACAAGAAATCCTTTTAGCTGATGGGTCTAATAAAATTTTTGAAATCAAAAAAATACCCCTGTTTAGTTTGGAAGGTAATCCTCAAGCAATCGTAGTGATGTTGCGCGATATTACCGAGCATAAACAAACTCAAAAGCTCATCCAGGAATACCGCCATTACCACCTAGAACAGAGAGAAGATCGAGCGGTAAAATTAGAGTTACCCGAAAGGCAAATAAACAATCAAAATATCGAGCTACAGAAGCAAAGAAAGAAAGGTATTGCTAGTTTTCGGATGCGTCGGCTCGGACAAAAGTTTTGCTGTACGGTTTTTAATAGCAACCCCGAATTACAATTAAAAAAAGGTTTAATCAAAAAAATTGTTCGGAGTCTTCCAGTTATTTTATATTTCTTCGATTTAGCCAAGCAAAAATATATTTATTTAAATGAAGAGATCGAAAATATTCTTGGGTATCCAACTGAAGATATAAAAATTTTTAAACAAAATTTTATCCAAAATATTATTCATCAAGAAGATGTTCCTAAATTGGGGGAGAACTATCGACGGCTGGCTCAAGCGGTGGACGGTGAAATTATTCAAACTGCATATCGGGTTAGACACGCGAATGGGGAGTGGCGTTGGTTGGGGAATCGAGAAAGAGTGTTTAGTAGAACAGCTGAAGGTTTACCCGATCTGATTGTTGGTATGGCTGAAGATATTACCGAACAGCAAGCTGCGCTGAGCGATCGCAAACAAATAGAACAGGAATGGAACGAACGTGAAGAACGTCTTCGCAACCTTATTAATAGTGCGCCTTTTTTGTTATGGACGACTGATAGTAATGGATTATGTAATTTTTTAAACCAGGGTTGGTTAGATTTTACCGGACGCAGTTTGGAGGAAGAACTCGGTCACGGGTGGATGAAAAACATCCATTCAGAGGATGTCCAGTTCTACAAAGATACTTATTTTTCAGCGATCGCAAACCGTCAGTGTTTTGAAATAGTATATCGATTGAAAAGATATGATGGAGAATATCGCTGGATTTTAGATAAAGGAACTCCTTGGTTTAATAAGACAGGAGTTTTTGAGGGTTATATTGGCTCGTGTTTCGACATTACCAAACAAAAGCAAGCACAAGAAGCGTTAGGAGAAAATGAAGAAAGGTTCCGCCAAATGGCAGAGAACATTAATGAAGTTTTTTGGCTAGCTAATGCTGAGTTGAATCAATTTTTTTATATTAGTCCAGCTTGTGAAAAAATCTGGGGTATTAACTGTGAAAAATTATATGAAAATCCCTGGTTGTGGCTAGAGAATATTTATGCGGAAGATCGAGAAAATGCGATCGCATACATCAACAAATTACTGATTGAAAATGAGGATAAACACTATCAACAAGAGTATCGGATTCGGCGGTCTGATGGATCGATTAGCTGGATTTGCGATCGCGCTTTTCCGATTCGCGATCGATCCGGACAAATTTACCGCTTAGCTGGGATCGCTCAAGATATTACCGAACGCAAGTTAGCAGAGGAAGCGATTCGCCATCAAACTGAAAAAGAAAGAGTAGTAGCAGCAATTACCCAAAGAATTCGGCGTACCCTAAATTTAGAAGAAATTCTCAATATTGCCGTTTCCGAAGTACAACAATTGTTTGGTTGCGATCGCATTTTAATATATCGCGTCTGGCCAGAAGGAACTGGTAGCGTAGTTACAGAAGCAGTCGTACCCGGACGGGAAGCAATTCTGGGCATCACTTTCCCCGAAGAAGTATTTCCTCGCGACTACCATCAGTTATACTGTCAAGGGCGAGTAAGGGCGATTTCCGACGTACAAAATAGTACGATCGCACCTTGCTTAGCTGATTTTTTGCGAGAATTGGAAGTTAAAGCAAAATTAGTAGTACCTTTAATTCACGGCGAAGAACTCTGGGGACTATTAATCGCCCATCAATGTAGTGGCCCCCGCGATTGGCAACCTTTTGAAATTAGTTTGATGCAACAGCTAGCTAATCAATTAGCGATCGCAATTCAACAAGCTTCCCTGTTTGAACAACTGGAAATGGCTAACCAAGAACTACACCGTTTAGCTTGCTTGGATGGCTTAACGCAAGTAGCAAATCGTCGCAGTTTTGACGAATATATGCAGCGAGAATGGCGTCGGCTTTGTCGCGAAAAAGCCCCCTTAGCATTGATTTTATGCGATATCGATTACTTTAAAAATTATAACGATACTTACGGTCATCCAGCCGGAGATGAATGTTTAAAGAAGGTGGCAAACGCCATCCAGAAATCAGTCAAAAGACCGGCTGATTTTGTAGCGCGATATGGGGGAGAAGAATTTGCGATCGTACTGCCCAATACTAATGCTGAAGGCGCTATGAAAGTAGCAGAAAAAATTCGTTCCTACGTGACAGAATTAGAGATCGATCATGGCGCATCTTTAGTGAGTAAATATATTACTTTGAGCTTGGGCGTAGCTGTCACGGTTCCTACTATTACCTATTCTTTAAAACAATTAATTTATCTGGCTGATTTAGGGTTGTACGAAGCCAAATCTCAAGGGCGCAATCGAGCAGTTTTAAAAAGTAGCTAA
- the rimM gene encoding ribosome maturation factor RimM (Essential for efficient processing of 16S rRNA): MKSSDWLEIGTIVAAQGLKGELRVYPDTDFPERFEKPGERWLLRSGEKEPQPVQLLAGRYIPNKGIYAIKLAGIDDRDRAEELRGCKLMVPESDRPQLGEDEYHVRDLVGLKVVNQLTGEMVGVVVDVIPAGNDLLVVSCPAATNDQAKKTDDNKQVLIPFVNAIVPVVDIENGRVEITPPPGLLDI, encoded by the coding sequence ATGAAAAGTTCAGATTGGCTAGAAATCGGTACTATTGTGGCTGCACAAGGGTTAAAAGGGGAATTGCGAGTTTATCCCGATACGGATTTTCCCGAACGATTTGAAAAACCAGGCGAACGTTGGTTATTGCGATCGGGCGAAAAGGAACCGCAACCAGTACAATTATTAGCAGGTCGCTACATTCCTAATAAGGGAATATATGCGATCAAGTTGGCAGGGATAGACGATCGCGATCGCGCAGAAGAGTTGCGCGGTTGTAAGTTAATGGTACCGGAAAGCGATCGACCGCAATTAGGAGAAGATGAATATCACGTCCGCGACTTAGTAGGTTTAAAAGTAGTTAACCAACTGACTGGCGAAATGGTTGGCGTAGTGGTAGATGTAATTCCGGCTGGTAACGATTTGTTGGTAGTTAGTTGTCCTGCTGCTACGAACGATCAAGCAAAAAAAACCGATGATAATAAACAGGTTTTAATTCCTTTTGTAAATGCGATCGTACCTGTAGTAGACATCGAAAATGGTCGGGTGGAAATTACCCCGCCGCCCGGTTTATTGGATATATAG
- a CDS encoding AAA family ATPase, whose product MPNQLTRLQIKNFRSLENVDITTNSLNILFGPNGSGKSTFLDTVWFIRDCAINGVEAASSERSHGIGALWYGADPGANISITIHTESIKYEVLFGYSSGRIEPFVGENLYSKVQDICLIDRKIGSDKASFYNFGMKQLAMMELREPEKLALTRYLDFETRVSEAYDFDKLLRFVHFYHSRSADLFRLKKNGSDSSYQTWLWERCQNLWSVLRNLQGRRGLDDRYDTILDFMRESFPSFKDIIIDPTGPTTVYGSFLEKGRSQPIQASGVSDGHLQMLIHLTALFAEGANRDSLILFDEPEISLHPWSLAVFAKAVKLATEKWNKQVFIATHSPVLISQFEPENILAAEVDEIGRTVMKRVSEIEGIQDLLEEYATGSLYMAEMIAPQSKHPSKVLN is encoded by the coding sequence GTGCCAAATCAATTAACTCGTTTGCAAATTAAAAATTTTCGATCTCTTGAGAATGTAGACATTACAACAAACTCTCTAAACATTCTCTTTGGGCCAAATGGATCGGGAAAATCAACATTTCTCGATACAGTCTGGTTTATTCGAGACTGTGCCATAAATGGTGTTGAGGCAGCTTCTTCGGAGAGAAGTCACGGCATAGGCGCTCTTTGGTATGGAGCAGATCCAGGTGCGAATATATCCATCACAATTCATACTGAATCAATTAAATATGAAGTTCTATTTGGCTATTCTTCTGGAAGAATAGAACCTTTTGTTGGCGAAAACTTATACTCTAAAGTTCAAGATATCTGTCTGATCGATCGCAAAATTGGTAGTGATAAAGCTAGTTTTTATAACTTCGGAATGAAGCAACTAGCAATGATGGAACTTAGGGAACCCGAAAAACTTGCCTTAACCAGATATCTGGATTTTGAAACAAGAGTTTCTGAGGCTTATGATTTTGACAAATTACTTCGCTTCGTTCATTTTTACCACTCACGATCCGCAGATTTATTCCGACTCAAAAAAAACGGCTCGGACTCTAGTTATCAAACTTGGTTATGGGAAAGGTGTCAAAATTTGTGGTCAGTCTTGAGAAATTTACAGGGTAGGCGAGGATTGGACGATCGATATGACACGATCCTAGATTTTATGAGAGAAAGCTTTCCATCTTTTAAAGATATTATCATCGATCCAACTGGCCCAACTACAGTTTATGGTAGCTTCTTAGAAAAAGGACGCAGCCAACCGATTCAAGCATCAGGAGTATCTGACGGACATCTTCAGATGCTTATTCATCTTACGGCTTTGTTTGCTGAGGGAGCTAACCGCGATTCACTAATTTTGTTTGATGAGCCTGAAATATCGCTTCATCCTTGGTCATTAGCAGTTTTTGCAAAAGCAGTCAAACTTGCTACTGAAAAATGGAATAAACAGGTATTTATTGCCACTCACTCTCCCGTACTTATTAGTCAATTTGAACCAGAAAATATTTTGGCTGCGGAAGTTGATGAAATTGGGCGAACAGTAATGAAACGGGTTAGCGAAATAGAAGGTATTCAGGATTTACTGGAAGAATATGCCACTGGTTCTCTTTATATGGCTGAGATGATTGCTCCTCAAAGTAAGCATCCATCAAAGGTGCTAAATTAA
- a CDS encoding valine--pyruvate transaminase: MNPALTQFGNTMSRLSGVRAIMKDIKETLQTGAGHEFINLSPGNPVILPEVEQLWREYTEELLNSRDYGNVVCRYGDSQGYEPLIDAIEKDFNRRYGLNLTHRNILITPGSQSIYFYAANAFGGYTNSGQLKHIVFPLSPDYTGYGGVTLIPESLLAYKPRLDIDESAHRFKYRPDFSQLQINESTGCILFSRPCNPTGNVMTDEEVKKIADLAAAYDIPVLIDSAYGPPFPALNFTEMTPIFDNNVVHCMSLSKAGLPGERIGVAIGGEKIIKVLECFQTNMCIHSSRYGQAIATRAIASGKLAEVSVTVIRPYYQKKFDVVENTLDQVMPKDLPWFIHHGEGAIFAWLWLRDLPITDWQLYQELKKVGVIVVPGSSFFPGLQEDWQHKNECIRISLTATDGEIEEGIRRLAKVVQQVYQRSLVS; this comes from the coding sequence ATGAATCCTGCTTTAACTCAATTTGGTAATACAATGTCTCGCCTTAGCGGTGTGCGGGCGATTATGAAAGATATTAAAGAAACATTGCAAACAGGCGCTGGGCATGAGTTTATTAATTTAAGTCCGGGAAATCCGGTGATTTTGCCAGAAGTAGAACAATTATGGCGTGAATATACCGAAGAATTGCTGAATAGCCGTGATTATGGTAATGTAGTTTGTCGCTACGGTGATTCTCAAGGTTATGAACCGCTGATCGATGCGATCGAAAAAGATTTCAATCGTCGCTACGGACTCAATCTTACTCATCGCAATATTCTGATTACTCCTGGTAGTCAAAGTATCTATTTCTACGCTGCGAATGCTTTTGGCGGATACACCAATAGCGGTCAATTAAAGCACATCGTTTTTCCCCTCAGCCCGGATTACACTGGTTATGGTGGCGTTACTTTAATCCCGGAATCCCTCCTCGCTTACAAACCTCGCTTGGATATCGATGAGAGCGCCCATCGATTTAAATATCGCCCCGACTTCAGCCAACTGCAAATTAACGAGAGTACTGGTTGTATTTTATTCTCTCGTCCCTGTAATCCTACGGGAAACGTGATGACCGATGAGGAAGTCAAGAAAATAGCGGATTTGGCGGCAGCTTACGATATACCAGTATTAATTGATTCTGCGTATGGGCCACCGTTCCCGGCTTTGAATTTTACGGAAATGACTCCGATATTTGACAATAACGTCGTTCACTGCATGAGTTTGTCAAAAGCAGGACTACCGGGAGAAAGAATTGGAGTTGCCATTGGTGGAGAAAAGATTATCAAAGTGCTGGAGTGTTTCCAGACAAATATGTGTATCCATTCTTCCCGGTACGGACAAGCGATCGCCACTCGCGCGATCGCCAGTGGTAAACTAGCAGAAGTTTCCGTCACCGTGATTCGCCCCTACTACCAGAAAAAATTTGATGTAGTAGAAAATACCCTCGACCAAGTGATGCCAAAAGATTTACCTTGGTTCATCCATCACGGGGAAGGAGCAATTTTTGCTTGGTTGTGGTTACGAGATTTACCAATTACTGATTGGCAGTTATATCAAGAATTGAAGAAAGTAGGTGTCATTGTCGTACCCGGTAGTTCTTTCTTCCCCGGTTTGCAAGAAGATTGGCAACATAAAAATGAATGTATTCGCATTAGTTTGACTGCTACCGATGGAGAAATTGAAGAGGGAATTCGCCGTTTGGCTAAGGTGGTGCAGCAAGTATATCAGCGATCGCTTGTTAGCTAA